Proteins co-encoded in one Verrucomicrobiia bacterium genomic window:
- a CDS encoding shikimate kinase, with protein MTFADMDEIIERRHGQTISKIFETKGEVFFRLQERALVRELSAKQDHVIATGGGVVLDQNNLRDFSRTGIVICCWVDARVAHERTKNTKHRPLLGDQTDRLARIETLLREREQFYKAIPNRVDTSAMSVEQQADEILRIYKLQAGS; from the coding sequence ATGACATTTGCGGACATGGACGAGATCATAGAGCGGCGGCACGGGCAAACAATTTCCAAGATCTTTGAAACAAAGGGCGAAGTGTTCTTCCGTCTGCAGGAACGTGCCTTGGTTCGCGAGTTGTCTGCCAAACAGGACCACGTCATCGCCACGGGCGGCGGCGTTGTGCTCGATCAGAACAACCTTCGTGATTTCAGCCGCACCGGAATTGTCATTTGCTGCTGGGTGGACGCCAGGGTGGCCCACGAGCGCACCAAAAACACGAAACACCGCCCGTTGTTGGGAGATCAAACCGACCGACTTGCGCGGATTGAGACTCTCCTTCGTGAACGCGAGCAGTTCTACAAGGCCATTCCGAATCGCGTCGATACCTCGGCGATGAGCGTGGAACAGCAGGCTGATGAAATCCTCCGCATCTACAAGCTGCAAGCAGGATCGTAG
- a CDS encoding type I 3-dehydroquinate dehydratase: protein MMSRAQTRFGNYMLGTVPRVVGTVSQADTLAQLAVPANRDCDIVEIRLDHIGPDVPEWVERAMAIEARGLPVIITIRIAEEGGQWKQADGARITLFESALRHLTAVDIELRSSIVGEVSELASRHQRALIVSYHDFERTPPVDELKKVVATAATLGSVIKIVTFTRTDEDVGVLRTLLHEKSSTPLCVMGMGPLGPQTRVKFPKLGSCLAYGYLDAPVAPGQVPARDLMQQLH, encoded by the coding sequence ATGATGAGTCGCGCACAAACCCGTTTCGGTAACTACATGTTGGGCACCGTTCCTCGTGTCGTCGGGACTGTTTCCCAGGCGGATACACTCGCGCAGCTTGCTGTACCCGCCAATCGCGACTGCGACATTGTCGAAATCCGCCTCGACCATATTGGTCCCGATGTGCCCGAATGGGTGGAACGCGCCATGGCTATTGAGGCGCGCGGCCTCCCCGTCATCATTACCATTCGAATTGCCGAAGAAGGTGGTCAATGGAAGCAAGCGGATGGGGCGCGCATTACTTTGTTCGAAAGCGCGCTGCGTCACCTAACCGCGGTGGATATTGAGCTCCGCAGCTCAATAGTCGGGGAGGTTTCCGAGCTCGCCAGCCGTCACCAACGCGCGCTCATTGTCTCGTACCACGATTTTGAGCGTACTCCACCCGTTGACGAACTCAAGAAGGTTGTGGCCACGGCCGCCACCCTCGGATCGGTTATTAAAATCGTCACGTTCACCAGGACCGACGAGGACGTTGGCGTCTTGCGGACGTTGTTACATGAGAAAAGTTCCACCCCGCTCTGTGTGATGGGTATGGGACCGCTTGGGCCGCAAACCCGGGTGAAGTTTCCCAAGCTCGGTTCGTGTCTGGCATATGGCTATTTGGATGCGCCCGTCGCGCCAGGTCAGGTTCCTGCGCGCGATCTAATGCAGCAGTTGCACTGA
- the ugpC gene encoding sn-glycerol-3-phosphate ABC transporter ATP-binding protein UgpC has translation MAKVLLENVSKTYPGGFKAVDNANLEISDQEFVVLVGPSGCGKSTTLRMVAGLEEISSGNIFIDGKRVNDVPPKDRDIAMVFQNYALYPHMTVYKNMAFGLMLRKYPKTEIDQRVREAAQILGITDEQLERKPKALSGGQRQRVAVGRAIVRKPKAFLFDEPLSNLDAKMRVQMRAEISKLHDRLNSTMIYVTHDQVEAMTMGDRIVVMKDGLIQQVAEPITLYDNPRNMFVAGFIGSPPMNFFKGAIEQRAGTLWFIEQAGGGNGSKGFSMRINDEMAKKLTGHVGKTVVFGSRPEDINDKQYASFAQPDQTAAATVEVVEPMGAEIYLYLNTGSHTFVARVNPHERADVGQKLEMAFDLRKSHFFDAQTEQVIV, from the coding sequence GTGGCAAAAGTCCTCCTCGAAAACGTCAGCAAAACTTACCCCGGCGGATTCAAGGCGGTCGACAACGCCAATCTCGAAATCAGTGACCAGGAGTTTGTCGTGCTCGTCGGCCCCTCGGGCTGCGGCAAGTCGACCACGCTGCGCATGGTCGCGGGGCTTGAAGAGATTTCTAGCGGTAACATTTTCATCGACGGCAAGCGCGTCAATGACGTCCCGCCGAAGGATCGCGACATCGCCATGGTCTTTCAAAACTACGCGCTTTACCCACACATGACGGTGTACAAAAACATGGCATTCGGTCTCATGTTGCGGAAGTACCCCAAGACGGAAATCGACCAGCGCGTGCGTGAGGCGGCGCAAATCCTGGGCATCACTGACGAGCAACTCGAGCGCAAACCGAAGGCCCTTTCCGGTGGCCAACGCCAACGCGTCGCGGTAGGCCGTGCCATTGTCCGCAAGCCGAAAGCGTTCCTGTTTGACGAGCCGCTCTCCAATCTCGACGCCAAGATGCGCGTTCAGATGCGCGCCGAGATTTCCAAGCTGCATGACCGCCTCAATTCCACGATGATCTACGTCACGCACGACCAGGTCGAAGCCATGACCATGGGCGATCGTATCGTGGTAATGAAGGACGGCCTCATCCAGCAAGTGGCCGAACCCATCACGCTTTACGACAATCCGAGAAACATGTTCGTTGCGGGCTTCATCGGTTCGCCACCCATGAATTTCTTCAAGGGAGCCATTGAGCAGCGGGCGGGCACTTTGTGGTTTATTGAGCAAGCGGGTGGCGGTAATGGTTCAAAGGGCTTCTCGATGCGCATCAATGATGAGATGGCGAAGAAACTCACCGGCCATGTTGGCAAGACCGTCGTGTTCGGTTCACGCCCTGAAGACATCAACGACAAGCAGTACGCTTCCTTCGCCCAGCCCGACCAGACCGCGGCAGCCACCGTAGAGGTCGTTGAGCCGATGGGGGCAGAAATTTACCTGTACCTCAATACGGGCAGTCACACCTTCGTGGCCCGCGTCAATCCACACGAGAGAGCCGACGTTGGGCAGAAGCTTGAGATGGCATTCGACTTGCGCAAGAGCCATTTCTTCGACGCCCAGACTGAACAGGTCATCGTTTAG
- the queG gene encoding tRNA epoxyqueuosine(34) reductase QueG produces the protein MKSSASTSCKQDRRETSKTPEVALQIKTRARNIGFDLVGITTTQSPKHTRQLQQWLAKGFHGEMAYMARNTDKRSNPSQILADALSLVVVGLNYYTGDHCQTGRVARYAWGAQDYHEVMSEKLEQLSEEIVEIGGPGTHCLGYVDTGPILERDLAQRAGIGFIGKHTNLISRQFGNWLLLGEILTNLELTPDPPEREYCGTCQRCMDVCPTRAIVGPYQLDARLCISYLTIELKGSIPVELRPLIGDHVFGCDDCLEVCPWNRFARQSPVRQFQRREMPPLTEYLSWDEPKFREFFRGTPIFRIKRRGFLRNVCVVLGNIGDETALPALERVCHDTDAMVAEHAAWAIEQIQRRR, from the coding sequence ATGAAATCCTCCGCATCTACAAGCTGCAAGCAGGATCGTAGGGAAACCTCGAAGACCCCCGAGGTTGCCCTGCAAATCAAAACCCGCGCCCGCAACATTGGTTTTGATCTTGTCGGCATCACGACGACCCAGTCGCCCAAACATACCCGGCAACTTCAGCAGTGGCTCGCGAAGGGTTTTCATGGCGAGATGGCGTACATGGCCCGCAACACCGACAAGCGCTCCAATCCTTCTCAAATTCTCGCCGACGCGCTGTCGTTGGTGGTGGTCGGACTGAACTATTATACAGGCGATCACTGCCAAACAGGACGTGTCGCGCGTTACGCTTGGGGCGCGCAGGACTACCACGAAGTGATGTCTGAGAAGCTGGAACAACTATCGGAGGAGATCGTCGAAATTGGCGGGCCGGGCACGCACTGCCTTGGGTATGTCGACACCGGCCCGATCCTCGAACGCGACCTCGCCCAACGCGCAGGCATTGGGTTCATTGGCAAGCACACCAATCTCATCAGTCGCCAGTTTGGCAATTGGCTTCTTCTTGGCGAAATACTGACGAATCTAGAATTGACGCCCGATCCGCCCGAACGTGAGTATTGTGGGACCTGCCAACGTTGCATGGATGTGTGCCCCACGCGTGCCATTGTTGGCCCCTACCAGCTCGACGCGCGATTGTGCATCAGCTACCTGACGATTGAGTTGAAAGGCTCGATCCCCGTCGAGCTAAGACCACTCATCGGCGACCACGTCTTTGGTTGCGACGATTGCCTCGAAGTTTGTCCGTGGAATCGGTTCGCCCGACAATCACCCGTCCGCCAGTTCCAGCGCCGCGAGATGCCGCCATTGACCGAATACCTCTCTTGGGACGAACCGAAATTCCGGGAGTTCTTCCGTGGAACGCCGATTTTTCGGATCAAGCGCCGCGGGTTCCTCCGGAATGTTTGCGTCGTGCTCGGGAACATCGGCGATGAAACTGCGTTGCCGGCGCTGGAGCGCGTGTGTCATGATACCGACGCAATGGTGGCAGAGCATGCGGCATGGGCAATCGAGCAAATTCAACGCCGACGCTGA
- a CDS encoding PTS sugar transporter subunit IIA, with translation MKSILNQLIQLQELNFAKEEQKASNSQMPLAQLEKSIAKIRSQLPPDVADRYDRLQKRYPLAVIPLAHGNCSRCGLAVPANVVNAAKAGEQLQYCPHCGRFLFFPDTIARTPKKKFDGNRPVEIGIARFSASNLMVPKLAATTREEVISELAKALGEGGFVEDTATVTELALRREAIVSTAVEHGLAFPHVRDVEGGGLTFAVGLKEKGIDFGATGDHLSKIFFFIVIPTAATAFYLRLLAGLVRTFESTEARKALLDCEKPDEMWKILTKLTKDTVP, from the coding sequence ATGAAAAGCATTCTCAATCAATTGATCCAGTTACAGGAACTAAACTTTGCCAAAGAGGAGCAGAAGGCGTCGAACTCGCAGATGCCGCTCGCACAGTTGGAGAAATCCATCGCGAAGATCCGCAGCCAATTACCGCCCGATGTGGCGGATCGGTACGACCGGTTGCAGAAACGCTATCCGTTGGCTGTAATTCCGCTGGCCCATGGAAACTGTTCGCGTTGCGGCCTGGCGGTACCGGCCAACGTCGTCAACGCGGCAAAGGCCGGCGAGCAATTGCAATATTGCCCCCACTGTGGCCGATTCCTTTTCTTTCCCGACACGATCGCGCGCACGCCCAAGAAGAAGTTTGACGGAAATCGCCCGGTGGAAATTGGCATCGCACGTTTCTCGGCGTCGAATCTGATGGTTCCCAAGCTGGCAGCAACGACGCGTGAAGAGGTCATTAGCGAACTGGCGAAGGCCTTGGGCGAAGGCGGTTTCGTAGAGGATACGGCCACAGTGACGGAATTGGCACTGCGCCGCGAAGCAATCGTGAGCACAGCGGTGGAGCATGGACTGGCATTCCCGCATGTGCGCGACGTGGAAGGCGGCGGACTGACGTTTGCCGTGGGTTTAAAAGAGAAGGGCATCGACTTCGGCGCAACGGGCGATCACTTAAGCAAGATTTTCTTTTTCATCGTCATCCCGACAGCGGCAACGGCGTTCTATCTGAGACTGCTGGCGGGATTGGTTCGCACGTTTGAATCAACCGAAGCGCGCAAAGCGCTGCTCGATTGCGAAAAGCCTGACGAAATGTGGAAGATCCTCACGAAGCTCACAAAGGACACAGTCCCGTAA
- a CDS encoding glycosyltransferase family 39 protein has product MGNRANSTPTLTDRIFFGSWSLAPVWFGLLALAVVLRMYHLPGFVLNYDEAHWLIYSLDKRLLFESLQSSRPRPDILFPLVVSVPVRLLGPNELALRLLPALAGSLSLFPLSALIFRLTGQRSTAAFGAAFLAVLPLHVYFSVQGIPDAIALLFGLCAVACLLRARQTCMPGDFMWVALWLTLALLTKAIALYGWIFLAVAGFFLFKDRRQRCTFYMALGVSVLPLAVVTSVILFRGQAMAFLHEPGVTGTFGPSFARQRLHLQYFISFYRVLLPVAVVGVVLTVVRATKGSSPDGQLLIWLMPVVNLFVTPFFRAGRTELLWLVPTVCLFAAVAVSSLRRHLAFSLTAVVMVILVAASLYGVPLPYPGSAQSPSDYTAAVLKRPGGWPSRDAARWLVAHTSPEDGILLTAFTFTDPLLLDLNQSRRVIPNAGSNWALLRDPTNRIKYVVFTQDYRGYAPYLAAYADTHFTLPADGQFPNYAIYDCQKSGRLVAYPDAYDSASPDVQRGMAFLQKHQLERATEAFEKALEVNPNHPVASANLTLLYYQLGRQTDGVALCERNIHLGMNLAISYGVLGQIREQQGDLAAAQAAYKESLKFDPKNQVTLQLLANLKARLSSSAVPPTP; this is encoded by the coding sequence ATGGGCAATCGAGCAAATTCAACGCCGACGCTGACTGACCGGATCTTTTTTGGTTCGTGGTCTTTGGCGCCTGTCTGGTTTGGATTGCTCGCATTGGCGGTCGTGCTTCGCATGTATCATTTGCCTGGGTTTGTCCTGAACTATGACGAGGCGCACTGGTTGATCTATAGTCTGGACAAGCGACTCCTGTTCGAGTCCTTGCAAAGCTCGCGCCCACGCCCCGACATTCTTTTCCCGCTGGTCGTTTCAGTGCCGGTGAGACTGCTTGGGCCTAATGAACTTGCGTTGCGCTTGCTCCCCGCACTGGCCGGGTCGCTCTCCTTGTTCCCACTGTCGGCATTGATCTTTCGATTAACAGGTCAACGTAGCACCGCGGCATTCGGCGCGGCATTTTTGGCGGTGCTGCCTCTCCATGTCTATTTCTCAGTGCAGGGTATTCCAGACGCAATCGCTTTGTTGTTCGGCCTATGCGCGGTCGCTTGCCTACTGCGCGCGAGGCAAACTTGTATGCCAGGCGATTTCATGTGGGTGGCGCTCTGGCTGACACTGGCGCTGCTCACCAAGGCGATCGCGCTTTACGGTTGGATATTTCTCGCGGTCGCGGGATTTTTCCTTTTTAAGGACCGCCGCCAACGATGTACTTTTTATATGGCGCTGGGTGTTTCGGTTTTACCTCTTGCTGTGGTTACATCCGTGATTTTGTTCCGGGGCCAGGCCATGGCGTTTCTACATGAACCGGGTGTTACAGGGACTTTCGGGCCATCGTTCGCCAGGCAGCGGTTGCACCTTCAATACTTTATCAGTTTCTATCGGGTATTGTTGCCGGTGGCCGTGGTTGGTGTCGTCCTCACGGTGGTTCGGGCTACCAAGGGCTCTTCGCCAGATGGCCAACTGCTGATCTGGCTCATGCCAGTCGTCAATCTTTTCGTTACTCCTTTTTTCCGCGCGGGACGCACGGAGTTACTCTGGCTGGTACCAACCGTCTGCTTGTTTGCGGCGGTCGCCGTGAGTTCGCTTCGTCGACATCTGGCCTTCTCTCTGACCGCGGTCGTTATGGTAATTCTAGTAGCTGCTTCCTTGTATGGAGTGCCGCTGCCATACCCTGGGTCGGCACAGTCACCGAGCGATTATACCGCGGCCGTGCTGAAGCGGCCTGGCGGATGGCCGTCTCGTGACGCAGCACGCTGGCTTGTCGCGCACACCTCGCCCGAAGACGGGATTCTATTGACGGCGTTTACTTTCACCGACCCGCTATTGTTGGATTTGAACCAGTCGCGTCGCGTAATACCCAATGCTGGCTCGAACTGGGCACTGCTCCGCGATCCCACCAATCGCATCAAGTACGTCGTGTTCACGCAGGATTACCGCGGTTATGCGCCTTATCTTGCCGCGTATGCCGACACGCACTTCACGCTACCTGCCGACGGGCAATTTCCAAACTACGCGATTTATGATTGCCAGAAGAGCGGTCGGTTGGTCGCATATCCAGACGCCTACGATAGCGCGAGCCCGGATGTACAACGGGGGATGGCGTTTCTTCAGAAGCATCAACTAGAGCGCGCGACCGAGGCCTTCGAGAAAGCGCTGGAGGTCAATCCCAACCATCCGGTTGCCAGCGCAAACCTCACGCTGCTGTATTACCAACTGGGTCGCCAGACGGATGGCGTTGCCTTGTGTGAAAGGAACATTCACCTCGGTATGAATCTGGCCATTAGTTACGGGGTTCTGGGGCAGATTCGCGAACAGCAGGGAGATCTGGCCGCAGCACAAGCCGCGTACAAGGAATCGCTGAAATTCGACCCCAAGAACCAGGTGACCTTGCAACTCTTGGCAAACCTGAAGGCGCGACTGTCATCTTCCGCCGTGCCCCCGACTCCTTGA